A genomic stretch from Telmatocola sphagniphila includes:
- a CDS encoding outer membrane protein assembly factor BamB family protein: MSVIYDLRRWIAGSACSMAVGFGVWFAIQHTGQASSAEIGILPASAERVNLQGTSDHPMFGGTPNHNMVNPIDTDIPSKFEVGDAIWKSALGSRAYGGPTIANGRIFVGTNNENPRNNRDIDPTNKQPVDKGILMCFEEATGKFLWQSVHDKLPSGQVHDWPREGLCSTPTVVKDRVYYTTNRCTVVCADVDGCTKGAEGAEKQKYKTPTDSKIVWEFDMMKELNVFPHNMSDGSPLIIDDMLFLVTANGVDEGHINIPSPEAPSFIALNKNSGKLVWKSNLPGKHIMHGQWSNPVYGEIGGVKQVIFPGGDGWLYSFKPDTGDLLWKFDANPKDSKYDLGGKGTRSDFIGTPVIHQGKVFIGTGQDPEHFEGIGHYWCIDPTKGGKGVVDLSPELVTDGSVFPPKTKPNPNSAVVWHYGGAEKRANAKRDYVFGRTMSTACIIDDVLYISELAGYLHCLDAKTGKKFWQFDVKSAIWGSAYYVDGKVFIGNEDGDLFVFKHSKQPKDMDEVEIASQIADEKAAGKKLIEVRKAVEKEYLLAKIEIGEPIRSTPVVANGVLYVMTEKNLFAFGKKK; the protein is encoded by the coding sequence ATGAGCGTTATATATGATTTGCGTCGGTGGATAGCGGGCTCTGCCTGCTCGATGGCGGTGGGGTTTGGCGTGTGGTTTGCCATTCAGCACACGGGTCAGGCCTCTTCCGCCGAGATCGGCATTCTTCCTGCATCCGCCGAGCGAGTGAACTTGCAGGGGACCAGCGATCACCCCATGTTCGGTGGGACGCCTAATCACAATATGGTGAACCCGATCGATACCGACATCCCCTCCAAATTCGAAGTGGGAGACGCGATCTGGAAGTCGGCACTGGGCTCCCGCGCTTATGGCGGGCCGACCATTGCCAACGGCCGCATTTTCGTCGGAACCAATAACGAGAACCCGCGAAACAATCGCGATATCGATCCGACGAACAAGCAACCGGTCGATAAAGGTATTCTCATGTGCTTCGAGGAAGCCACCGGAAAGTTCCTCTGGCAATCGGTTCATGATAAGCTGCCGTCCGGTCAGGTACACGACTGGCCGCGCGAAGGGCTATGCTCCACACCGACGGTGGTCAAAGACCGGGTGTACTATACCACCAACCGCTGTACGGTCGTTTGTGCCGATGTCGACGGCTGCACCAAGGGTGCCGAAGGCGCGGAGAAACAGAAGTACAAAACTCCGACGGACTCCAAGATCGTTTGGGAATTCGACATGATGAAGGAACTGAACGTGTTCCCTCACAACATGTCGGATGGCTCTCCGCTGATTATCGACGATATGCTTTTCCTGGTCACTGCAAACGGCGTGGACGAAGGCCACATCAATATTCCGTCACCCGAAGCCCCCAGCTTCATCGCTTTGAACAAAAACAGTGGCAAGCTAGTTTGGAAAAGCAACTTGCCCGGCAAGCACATTATGCACGGGCAGTGGTCCAATCCGGTCTACGGCGAGATCGGTGGCGTCAAACAGGTGATTTTCCCGGGCGGCGACGGCTGGCTTTACAGCTTCAAGCCCGACACCGGAGATCTGCTTTGGAAGTTCGACGCCAATCCCAAAGATTCCAAATACGACTTGGGCGGTAAAGGCACTCGAAGCGATTTCATCGGAACACCAGTAATTCACCAGGGTAAAGTCTTCATTGGTACGGGTCAGGATCCCGAGCATTTCGAGGGCATTGGCCACTATTGGTGCATCGATCCCACCAAGGGCGGGAAAGGGGTAGTCGATCTCTCCCCCGAACTGGTCACAGATGGTTCGGTGTTCCCACCGAAGACCAAACCGAACCCGAACAGCGCGGTGGTCTGGCATTACGGGGGTGCGGAAAAGCGAGCCAACGCCAAACGCGATTACGTTTTCGGTCGGACCATGAGCACCGCCTGTATCATCGACGATGTTCTCTACATTTCCGAGCTGGCCGGGTATCTCCATTGTCTGGACGCGAAAACGGGTAAGAAGTTCTGGCAATTTGACGTGAAGTCGGCAATCTGGGGATCTGCCTACTACGTCGATGGGAAAGTCTTCATTGGGAATGAAGATGGCGATCTCTTCGTATTCAAGCACAGCAAGCAACCCAAGGACATGGACGAAGTCGAAATCGCATCCCAAATAGCCGATGAGAAAGCTGCAGGTAAAAAATTGATTGAAGTCCGTAAAGCAGTCGAAAAAGAGTATCTCCTGGCCAAAATCGAGATCGGCGAGCCGATTCGGAGTACTCCCGTGGTTGCAAACGGAGTGCTTTACGTGATGACCGAGAAGAACCTTTTCGCCTTCGGCAAGAAGAAGTAA